The following coding sequences lie in one Loxodonta africana isolate mLoxAfr1 chromosome X, mLoxAfr1.hap2, whole genome shotgun sequence genomic window:
- the LOC135228928 gene encoding LOW QUALITY PROTEIN: melanoma-associated antigen B2-like (The sequence of the model RefSeq protein was modified relative to this genomic sequence to represent the inferred CDS: inserted 1 base in 1 codon): MPRGNKSKLRAREKRRQTQGDAHSVDGAQAIAAEEEGFPSSSSPPFGGSPPSSPAAGIPQGPQSVPPITTAAAGASGTRDAGGAEGQDEGGPSSSAAPAPTERSQRDPVTRRVSMLLQFLLYKYKMKEPITKAEMMKIINKRHKEHFPDILRRASVHLEVVFGLELKEVDSKGESYALVSQLEISKEENFIGSRGFPKNGLLMPLLGMIYRNGDRATEEEMWAFLNVLGIYDGKWHFMFGEPRKLITKDLVQEEYLEYRQVPNSDPPRYEFLWGPRAHTEGNKKKVLEFLAKISATDPGAFQAVYEEIWRXEEKRAADRECARASPNARARAPFRVKSSVSSHL, encoded by the exons ATGCCTCGTGGTAACAAGAGTAAGCTCCGTGCCCGTGAGAAACGTCGCCAGACCCAAGGCGACGCCCACAGTGTCGACGGTGCTCAGGCAATTGCAGCAGAGGAGGAAGGgttcccttcctcttcctctcctccttttgGGGGGTCTCCCCCGAGCTCCCCTGCTGCTGGCATTCCCCAGGGGCCTCAGAGCGTCCCGCCCATCACCACTGCTGCTGCTGGTGCTTCGGGCACAAGAGATGCTGGAGGGGCCGAGGGCCAAGATGAGGGAGGTCCAAGTTCCTCTGCGGCCCCAGCCCCCACTGAGAGGTCTCAAAGAGACCCCGTAACCCGGAGGGTGAGCATGTTGTTGCAGTTCCTGCTGTACAAGTATAAAATGAAAGAGCCCATTACGaaggcagaaatgatgaagatcatcaaCAAAAGGCACAAGGAGCACTTCCCTGACATCCTGAGGAGAGCCTCTGTGCACCTGGAGGTGGTCTTTGGGCTTGAGCTGAAGGAAGTCGACTCCAAAGGTGAATCCTATGCCCTTGTCAGCCAATTGGAGATCAGCAAGGAAGAGAATTTTATTGGTAGCAGGGGGTTTCCCAAGAATGGGCTCCTGATGCCTCTCCTGGGCATGATCTACAGGAATGGCGACCGGGCCACCGAGGAGGAGATGTGGGCATTCCTGAATGTGCTGGGGATCTACGATGGGAAGTGGCACTTCATGTTTGGGGAGCCCAGGAAGCTCATCACCAAAGATTTGGTGCAGGAAGAGTACCTGGAGTACCGGCAGGTGCCCAACAGTGATCCTCCACGCTACGAATTCCTGTGGGGTCCCAGAGCCCACACTGAAGGCAACAAGAAAAAAGTCCTGGAGTTTTTGGCCAAGATCAGTGCTACAGACCCCGGTGCCTTCCAAGCCGTGTATGAAGAAATTTGGA TTGAAGAAAAGAGGGCCGCAGACAGAGAATGCGCCAGGGCCAGTCCTAATGCCAGGGCAAGGGCCCCTTTCAGGGTGAAGTCCAGCGTGTCCTCCCACCTCTAA